Proteins found in one Magnolia sinica isolate HGM2019 chromosome 5, MsV1, whole genome shotgun sequence genomic segment:
- the LOC131245839 gene encoding uncharacterized protein LOC131245839, translated as MDSHLFMKIFHLLIFISALCLQARADSIIFLDSSRHPYLRSRSSDIVDESDLISLSEVAAAVSVLLGFAPPASLPAESSRKLDEVLLPNPFDRPRAVFMLEIGGIKDPLSLLDQSNFRVGSAFSGKVLIDSSKAEIEISDEDELSIISLDDRVGVESDVAFFDTELHDLANWLGGSYIGSPEAMDGELAFPLASGMSLNLNLSKKADWEFATDLLSLIDSIKRVIEIHEDFPGSMQNLAELMKGRFTGIQALQEQYGPGDLVEQGMELFLTALTKSFDSLQAALEGKIVGVILFNEKSSSDLDSMLDVKFSTRTSRRLEEVEPLNATTIAEVKLVRLSLAWITGVILLVSTLIGIYYLLNMPLTRDTLLYSNVKLD; from the exons atggatTCTCATCTGTTCATGAAAATCTTCCATTTACTGATCTTCATCTCCGCTCTCTGCCTACAAGCTAGG GCGGATTCGATCATCTTCCTCGACAGCTCCAGGCATCCATACCTCCGATCTCGTTCATCAGATATCGTCGATGAG TCTGATTTGATATCACTATCTGAAGTTGCTGCTGCTGTATCAGTCTTGCTCGGTTTTGCTCCACCTGCTTCTCTTCCGGCTGAGTCTTCAAGAAAG ttggATGAGGTTCTCTTGCCCAATCCATTTGATAGGCCACGTGCTGTTTTCATGCTGGAAATTGGAGGAATCAAAG ATCCATTGTCGTTGCTTGACCAATCAAATTTCCGAGTTGGCAGTGCCTTTAGTGGGAAGGTTCTTATTGATTCAAGTAAAGCTGAAATTGAAATTTCAG ATGAAGATGAGCTTTCTATAATTTCACTAGACGACCGTGTAGGGGTTGAAAGTGATGTTGCTTTCTTTGATACAGAACTCCATGATCTT GCAAATTGGTTAGGCGGATCGTATATTGGTTCCCCGGAAGCAATGGATGGGGAGTTGGCTTTCCCTTTGGCCAGTGGGATGTCTTTGAACCTGAATTTGTCAAAG AAAGCAGATTGGGAATTTGCAACAGATCTTTTGTCTTTGATCGATAGTATTAAAAGGGTCATTGAAATCCATGAAGATTTTCCCGGAAGCATGCAGAACTTGGCGGAGCTAATGAAAGGCCGTTTCACAGGCATTCAG GCTTTGCAAGAACAATATGGTCCAGGCGACCTAGTGGAGCAGGGAATGGAGCTCTTCCTGACTGCATTGACCAAGTCTTTTGATTCACTACAGGCAGCTCTCGAAG GGAAAATTGTAGGGGTTATCTTATTTAATGAGAAGTCTTCTTCCGACTTGGATTCAATGTTGGATGTTAAATTTTCAACTCGAACATCGCGGCGATTGGAGGAAGTGGAACCCCTCAATGCAACTACCATTGCAGAGGTGAAGTTGGTTAGACTGAGTCTAGCTTGGATAACTGGAGTTATTCTTCTTGTGTCAACTCTCATCGGG ATCTACTATCTACTCAATATGCCCCTCACAAGAGACACCCTTCTGTACTCTAATGTGAAGCTGGATTGA